From Heliomicrobium modesticaldum Ice1, a single genomic window includes:
- a CDS encoding CBO0543 family protein, translating into MSIEGIIEAAAWLVMTIALFLLVPKEKIRDAMVVFFFKQVLTWFFGILVVQWNLIAYPVRLFANAIKTSFTFEFYIYPGLCVLFNLYYPEQGSFIRKAIHYFVFTTGITIFEAFLQKYTKLIEYIHWGWPWTWITLFLTFLASRYFYRWFRGDFTSKAVPVAEDPRPRR; encoded by the coding sequence ATGTCAATTGAAGGGATAATCGAAGCCGCAGCCTGGCTAGTCATGACGATCGCCTTGTTTTTGCTCGTGCCGAAGGAAAAAATCAGAGACGCCATGGTTGTTTTTTTCTTCAAACAGGTGCTTACTTGGTTTTTCGGCATCCTCGTCGTGCAGTGGAACCTGATCGCCTATCCTGTACGCTTATTCGCTAATGCCATAAAAACCAGCTTTACCTTTGAATTCTACATCTACCCCGGCCTCTGCGTGTTGTTCAACCTATACTATCCGGAACAGGGCAGCTTCATCAGAAAAGCAATTCATTACTTCGTCTTTACCACAGGTATTACGATATTCGAGGCATTCCTGCAAAAGTATACAAAGCTCATCGAGTACATTCATTGGGGCTGGCCTTGGACTTGGATCACCTTATTTCTGACCTTTCTGGCTTCCCGTTACTTCTACCGGTGGTTTCGAGGTGATTTCACCAGCAAGGCTGTGCCCGTTGCGGAGGATCCTAGACCCCGGAGGTGA
- a CDS encoding ABC transporter ATP-binding protein — protein MKVMIRLHNVEKAFDGNQVLSPISLEIHEGEFFTLLGPSGCGKTTLLRIIAGLETPTGGEVFLDGQPMAHLPPYRRDVNMIFQHYALFPHMTVEENIRFGLKMKQVPQAEQDRRIDEVIHLTQLGEFRRRKPKQLSGGQQQRVAIARAIVNNPKVLLLDEPLGALDYQLRKNLQLELKNLQKRLGLTFVYVTHDQEEAITMSDRILIMNRGKIEQLGTVHEVYHAPESLFAAKFIGENNIFRQGEVDYAVRPEKINHYDISAGESGPDPVRLRRGVIEEVVFHGTMDKVFVRLDDGALVLTYQYFDDLRKWKVGERVGIAWAPQDEVRLRR, from the coding sequence ATGAAAGTAATGATTAGGCTACATAACGTAGAGAAAGCATTTGATGGCAATCAGGTACTCTCGCCTATTTCACTGGAGATCCATGAGGGAGAGTTTTTCACTCTCCTCGGCCCCAGCGGTTGCGGGAAGACGACCTTGCTCCGGATCATTGCCGGCCTGGAAACGCCGACAGGGGGTGAGGTTTTTTTGGACGGACAGCCGATGGCCCACTTGCCGCCTTACCGGCGCGATGTGAACATGATCTTCCAGCACTATGCCCTGTTCCCGCACATGACGGTGGAGGAGAACATCCGCTTTGGCCTGAAGATGAAGCAGGTGCCTCAAGCGGAGCAGGATCGGCGGATCGACGAAGTGATCCATCTGACCCAGCTGGGGGAGTTCCGGCGGCGCAAGCCGAAACAACTGTCCGGCGGCCAGCAGCAGCGGGTGGCAATTGCCCGGGCCATCGTCAACAACCCCAAGGTGCTCCTGCTGGACGAGCCCCTCGGCGCCCTCGACTACCAACTGCGTAAAAACTTGCAGTTGGAACTGAAAAATCTGCAGAAAAGACTTGGTCTCACCTTCGTCTATGTGACCCACGATCAGGAAGAGGCCATCACCATGTCAGACCGGATCCTGATCATGAACCGGGGCAAGATCGAGCAACTGGGGACAGTCCATGAGGTCTACCATGCTCCGGAAAGTCTCTTTGCAGCTAAGTTCATCGGCGAGAACAATATCTTCCGGCAGGGGGAAGTCGATTACGCGGTCCGACCTGAAAAGATCAACCATTATGATATCAGCGCTGGTGAGAGCGGGCCGGATCCGGTGCGCCTGCGTCGGGGTGTGATCGAGGAGGTCGTCTTTCACGGCACCATGGACAAGGTCTTTGTCCGCCTTGATGACGGCGCGCTGGTCCTGACCTACCAGTACTTTGACGACCTGCGGAAATGGAAGGTGGGGGAGCGGGTCGGCATCGCCTGGGCGCCTCAGGATGAGGTGAGGTTGCGCCGATGA
- a CDS encoding ABC transporter permease, with protein sequence MNKGRWLALPALGWLIGFFFVPLLFVVVISLCSRGNYGEILYQFTLENYRRFFEPLYINILWDTIEMAAVTTALTFLLGYPLAYRIVRMNRSWQNVWLLMVMVPFWINFLIRSYAWVVILRSQGLLNTFLITAGFIDQPLNLLYNPAAVQLGMVYTHLPFMVLPVYVSLEQLDRRLLEASYDLGGTPWQTFRHVTLPLTLPGIVAGSILVFVSSLGMFVVPDIMGGAKSALIGNLIQNQFLSARDWPFGSALSILLTLFSLVLIFLYYRVVEAQKGKGGRQ encoded by the coding sequence ATGAACAAAGGACGATGGCTGGCCTTGCCCGCCCTGGGGTGGCTCATCGGCTTCTTTTTTGTCCCGCTTCTCTTTGTTGTCGTCATCTCGCTGTGCTCGCGAGGGAACTACGGGGAGATCCTCTACCAGTTCACCCTAGAGAACTATCGGCGTTTTTTTGAGCCCTTGTACATCAACATCCTCTGGGACACCATCGAGATGGCTGCCGTGACAACGGCGCTGACTTTCCTGTTAGGTTATCCGCTGGCTTATCGGATCGTCCGCATGAACCGTTCCTGGCAGAATGTGTGGCTGCTTATGGTGATGGTGCCTTTTTGGATCAACTTTTTGATCCGTTCCTACGCCTGGGTGGTGATTCTCCGCAGCCAGGGCTTGTTGAACACCTTCCTGATCACCGCTGGCTTCATCGACCAGCCCTTGAACCTGCTCTACAACCCGGCGGCAGTCCAACTGGGCATGGTTTATACCCACTTGCCCTTTATGGTGTTGCCTGTCTATGTGTCGCTGGAGCAGCTTGACCGGCGGCTTCTGGAAGCCTCTTACGACCTGGGAGGGACGCCATGGCAGACCTTCCGACATGTGACGCTGCCCTTGACTCTGCCCGGCATCGTTGCCGGCTCGATCCTGGTCTTTGTTTCGTCGCTGGGGATGTTTGTCGTTCCAGACATCATGGGCGGTGCCAAATCGGCTCTGATTGGCAACTTGATTCAGAATCAGTTTCTCTCGGCGCGCGACTGGCCCTTTGGTTCCGCCCTTTCGATATTGTTGACCCTGTTCTCGCTGGTGTTGATCTTTCTCTACTACCGCGTCGTGGAAGCGCAAAAAGGAAAGGGGGGGCGTCAGTGA
- a CDS encoding ABC transporter permease: MRGLRHHLLIAYSLAVLAFLYIPIVVLVLYSFNESRINAQWTGWTIKWYLSLLHNRQVLTALENSLLIGFISTAISTVMGTSVALALHRYRFRLQGAINSLIYLPILVPEIVMGLSLLVLFSQLALPLGKLTIIIAHITFCISFVVVIVTARLEGMGNELEEAAQDLGASPWQTFRYVTLPLISPGIIAGALLAFTLSIDDFVISFFVAGPNSTTLTLYIYGMVKRGISPEINALSAILIAVIVLLVVLVQWLQNKDRDDGSPRQMPF; this comes from the coding sequence GTGAGAGGCTTGCGCCACCACCTGCTCATCGCCTACTCCCTGGCTGTGCTGGCCTTTTTGTACATACCGATCGTCGTCCTGGTCCTCTATTCCTTCAATGAATCGCGCATCAACGCTCAATGGACCGGCTGGACGATCAAGTGGTACCTCTCGCTTCTCCACAATAGGCAGGTGCTGACTGCCTTGGAAAACAGCCTGCTCATTGGTTTCATCTCGACGGCAATCTCCACCGTCATGGGCACGAGCGTCGCCCTGGCCTTACACCGCTACCGCTTTCGGTTGCAAGGGGCGATCAACAGCTTAATCTACCTGCCGATCCTCGTTCCGGAGATCGTCATGGGTTTATCACTGCTGGTCCTCTTCAGTCAACTGGCGTTGCCGCTGGGGAAGTTGACGATCATCATCGCGCACATCACCTTTTGCATCTCCTTTGTCGTTGTCATCGTGACGGCCCGCTTGGAGGGGATGGGCAACGAACTGGAAGAAGCAGCGCAAGACCTGGGAGCTTCCCCCTGGCAGACCTTTCGTTACGTGACATTGCCGCTGATCTCGCCGGGAATCATCGCCGGGGCGCTTCTCGCCTTTACCCTGTCCATCGATGATTTTGTGATCAGCTTTTTTGTGGCCGGACCCAACTCGACGACGTTGACGCTCTACATCTACGGCATGGTGAAGCGGGGCATCTCGCCGGAGATCAATGCCCTCTCGGCGATCCTGATCGCAGTCATCGTCCTTCTTGTGGTGTTGGTTCAGTGGCTGCAAAACAAGGACCGCGATGACGGTTCGCCGCGGCAGATGCCCTTTTAG
- a CDS encoding polyamine ABC transporter substrate-binding protein — translation MKVMKQKKALPKLLASLLTLALVLTGCGTTQAPEAKGGQDGANGGERVLNIYSWADNFSPEVLDDFAKKHNCKVNYDVFSSNEELLAKLQAGGAQYDVIQPSDYMVGAMVKMGLLEELNHNSIPNMKNLVSTFQTPAFDPGNKHSVVYTWGITGIAYNTKYVKEPISSWQDLWNPKYKGRLVLLNDSREVLGMALKKNGFSNSTKDQKELDKAFNDLKTLAPNVLAFDTDDIKQKFITEEAWIGTMWSGDAAFVYKDNKDVAFVIPKEGTTIWADTLAIPKGAKHRELAEQFINYLMEPEVSVKNYEFIGYSNPNEKAFAQHSEEYRKNPMINLSKSEIAKGEWLQDVGDMLKFYDRYWTELKAGQ, via the coding sequence ATGAAAGTGATGAAACAGAAAAAAGCCCTCCCAAAACTGTTGGCGAGCCTGCTGACGCTCGCCCTGGTCCTGACAGGCTGTGGCACGACCCAGGCACCTGAGGCGAAAGGCGGCCAGGACGGGGCCAATGGCGGCGAACGGGTACTTAACATCTACAGTTGGGCCGACAACTTTTCGCCGGAAGTGCTGGACGACTTTGCGAAAAAGCACAACTGCAAGGTCAACTATGATGTCTTCTCCAGCAACGAGGAACTGCTGGCCAAGCTCCAGGCCGGCGGTGCCCAGTATGACGTCATTCAGCCCTCCGATTACATGGTGGGCGCCATGGTCAAGATGGGCCTGCTGGAGGAGTTGAACCACAACAGCATCCCCAACATGAAAAACCTGGTCTCCACCTTTCAGACGCCGGCCTTTGACCCTGGTAACAAGCACTCTGTCGTCTACACCTGGGGTATCACCGGCATCGCCTACAACACCAAGTATGTGAAAGAACCGATCAGCAGTTGGCAAGACCTTTGGAATCCCAAGTACAAGGGGCGCTTGGTCCTGCTCAACGACTCGCGGGAAGTGCTGGGCATGGCCCTCAAGAAAAATGGCTTCTCCAACAGCACGAAGGACCAAAAGGAACTGGACAAGGCCTTCAATGACTTGAAGACCCTTGCGCCCAACGTGCTCGCCTTCGATACAGATGACATCAAGCAGAAGTTCATCACTGAAGAAGCCTGGATCGGCACCATGTGGTCTGGCGACGCCGCTTTCGTCTACAAAGACAATAAGGACGTGGCCTTCGTCATTCCCAAAGAGGGCACCACCATCTGGGCCGATACCCTGGCCATTCCCAAAGGTGCCAAGCACCGGGAACTGGCCGAGCAGTTCATCAACTACCTGATGGAACCGGAAGTGAGTGTCAAGAACTACGAATTCATCGGTTACAGCAACCCCAACGAAAAAGCCTTCGCCCAGCACAGCGAGGAGTATCGGAAAAACCCCATGATCAACCTGAGCAAGAGTGAGATCGCCAAAGGTGAGTGGCTCCAAGATGTGGGTGATATGCTGAAGTTTTATGACCGTTACTGGACGGAACTGAAGGCGGGACAGTAA